A window of Roseateles sp. XES5 genomic DNA:
AGGCCCGAAGATCGCATCGCCGCCGGCAAGGACCCGAAGGGCAAGGTCATCCTCTCGGCGCACCAGACGGGCGGCGAGGTGATCATCACCATCAAGGACGACGGGCGCGGCATCAACCGCGAGCGGGTGCGCGCCAAGGCGGAAGCGTCAGGCCTCATCCAGCCGGGCCAGGCGCTCGCCGACCAGGACCTGTTGCAGCTCATCTTCCAGCCGGGCTTTTCCACCGCCCAGCAGGTCACCAATCTCTCGGGCCGCGGCGTCGGCATGGATGTGGTGAAGAAGACGGTGGAGGCGCTGCGCGGGGCCATCGACATCGTCAGCAGGCCCGGCGAAGGCTCGGAGGTCTCGCTGCGCATCCCGCTGACGCTCGCCATCATCGACGGCCTGCTCGTGCGCGTCGGCCAGGGCTGCTACGTCATCCCGCTTTCGGCGGTCGAGGAATGCCTGGAACTCTCGCTGGAAGACGACCTGCGCTCGCGCGGGCGCTCCTTCATCTCGCTGCGCGACAGCCTCGTGCCGTTCCTGCGCCTGCGCGAACTCTTCCGCACCGGCACCCAGCCCGACCCGCACCAGAAGGTCGTCGTCATCTCGACGGGGTCGGAACGCGTCGGCCTCGTCGTCGACCAGATCATCGGCGACCACCAGACGGTCATCAAATCCATGTCCAAGCTGCACCATGACGTCGCCACCTTCTCGGGCGCGACCATTCTCGGGGACGGCAGCGTCGCGCTGATCCTCGACGTCACCCATCTGGTTGCGGCCGGTCAGCACCAGGAGGCGCAATTGCGGGCGGCAGGATGAGCGAAGCAGCACGAAAACTCGACTACGACACGATCTGGGGCGAAGCGGACGAATTGTCCGTGCTCACCTTCAACCTCAACGGCGAGACCTTCGCCATCGAGGCCATCGTCGTGCAGGAAATCCTCGACCTGCTGCCGGAAACCCACGTGCCCGGCAGCAAGCCCTATGTCTCCAGCGTCATCAATTTCCGCGGCAAGGTCATTCCGCTTGCCGATATCCGCCTCGCCTTCGGCATGGACGCGACGGAAACGACCATCGACAGCCGCATCGTCGTGATCGAACTCGATCTCGACGACGAGGCGACGCTGATCGGCATCCGCACGGACAAGGTCAACGAGGTCACCACGCTCCCGAAACTCGCCAGCGAGCCGCCGCCGAGCGTCGGCATGCGCTGGCGCCCCGACTACATCAACTGCCTCGTCAAGCGGGGCGGCGAATTCATCATCGTCCCGAACCTGCACGCGATCTTCTCCTCCCAGAAAGACCGCACCGGCACGGCGCAAGCGCCGAACTAGGACCTCAGGAGAGACCCATGCGCTTTACCATCAAACTCAAGCTGTTCCTGACTTTCGGTTTCATGCTCGCCGTCCTCGTCGGCACCGCGACCTACGGCATCATCAGCCTTGGCGGCCTCAACACGACGCTGAGCGACGTGCTGAACGGCCCGGCCGAGCGGCTGAAGCTCGCCCAGATGCTCAACAACTTCCAGCTCCAGCAGATCCGCCAGCAGAAGAACATGCTGGCGGCCACCAACGCCACCGAGACCAACCGCTATATCGGCCTCAGCGACGAAGCCCGCAAGGAATTCGACGCGGCCTTCGAGCAGGTGCTGGAAAAGGCGACGGAACAGGGCAAGGTGCTGTGGACCAAGCTTTCCACCTTCACCTCCGATTTCCGGCGCAATGACGACCGCATCCGGGCGCTGGCGCTGGCCGGC
This region includes:
- a CDS encoding chemotaxis protein CheW, translating into MSEAARKLDYDTIWGEADELSVLTFNLNGETFAIEAIVVQEILDLLPETHVPGSKPYVSSVINFRGKVIPLADIRLAFGMDATETTIDSRIVVIELDLDDEATLIGIRTDKVNEVTTLPKLASEPPPSVGMRWRPDYINCLVKRGGEFIIVPNLHAIFSSQKDRTGTAQAPN